Part of the Armatimonadota bacterium genome, TAGTTCTCTTCTTCGCCGTCGGCGCGCGGTTTCTTTTGACGGCCTCATACTTTTCTGTTAGACTCAGGCTGTAGGTCGCAGCGACGGCTTCTCCTTATTGCCCGTGGTACGAGCAACCCCCCAGTCGAAGATCTTGTCGGCCTTGAATGACCGGCAGCGCGAGGCGGTGGAGCACGGCGAGGGGCCGCTGCTTATCTTCGCCGGCGCCGGCAGCGGGAAGACGCGCGTCCTCACCCACCGCCTGGCCCACCTCATCCGCTGCCGTGACGTGCGGCCCGATCGCATCCTCGCCGTCACCTTCACCAACAAGGCCGCGGGGGAGATGCGCGAGCGCATTGCGCGCCTCATCGGGCGCGTCGGTCGGGAGATGTGGGTCGGCACCTTCCACAGCGTCTGCGGGCGCATCCTGCGCGACCACATAGACCAACTCGACCGCAGCGCCAATTTCGTCATTTTCGATGAAGCCGATCAGGCGACGCTGATGAAGGAGGTGCTCAAGGCGCTCGCGATCAACGTCGAGATCATGCCGCCGGGGCGCGTGCTCAACGCCATCAGCCGCGGCAAGAACGAGCTCATCGGCGCCCGCGAGTACGAGCGCACCGCCACCTCCGTTTACCAGCGCACCGTCGCCCGCGCCTACACCCTTTACCAGCAGCGGCTGGCGGAGAACAACGCCCTCGATTTCGACGACCTCATCATGTTCACGGTACGCCTGTTCGAGCGACACCCCGAGGTGCTCGCGGACTATCAGGGCAAGTTTCAGCATGTGCTGGTGGACGAATACCAGGACATCAACTACGCCCAGTTCCGCCTGGTGAGCATGCTCGCCGCGAGGCACCGCAATCTCACCGTGGTCGGGGATGACGACCAGTCCATCTACCGCTGGCGCGGCGCCGACATGCGGATCATCCTCGAGTTCGAGCGCGACTACCCCGACGCCAAGGTGGTCAAGCTGGAGCAGAACTACCGCTCGACCCAGAACATCCTCGATGGCGCCTACCACGTCATCTCGCGCAACCAGGCGCGCAAGGAGAAGCGCCTGTGGACGAGCAAGTCCGCCGGCCACACCATCGCCGTCCACCAGGCGGCCGACGAGCACCAGGAGGCCGTCTTCGTCGCCAACACCATCCAGGAGCTGGTGGACGCCGAGCGCCGCCGTTACGCCGACTTCGCCATCCTCTACCGCATCAACGCCCTGTCGCGCGTGCTGGAGCAGGTCTTCACCAGCGTCGGCATTCCCTACCGCATCATCGGCGGCCTGCGCTTCTACGAGCGCAAGGAGATCAAGGATCTCCTGTCCTACCTGCGCGTCGTGGTCAACCCGTTCGACGCCATCAGCCTGCGGCGCATCATCAACCTGCCGCCGCGGGGGATTGGCGATGTCACGCTCCGCCAGCTTGAGGACGTCGCCCGCGAGCGCGGTGTGAGCCTGCTGCAGGTGGCGCTCGACGCCCACGACCTCGACCTGCCGAAGCGCTCCGCGCAGTCGGTCACCGCCTTCGCGCGGTTGATGGTGGAGCTGATGGGTCGCGCCGCCTCCGCGTCGCTGACCGACCTCGCCGCCGAGATCATCAAGCGCACGGGCTACGTGGAGTGGTTGAAGGAGGAGGGCACGATCAAGGCCCGCGCGCGGGTCGAGAACGTCGAGGAGCTGCTCAACGCGACCCGCGAGTACGAGGCGCAGGATGAGCACGCCGGCGCCGCCGGGTTCCTGGAGCAGGTGGCGCTGCTCACCCAGCAGGACGAACTGCAGGGCGAGCTGGACGCGGTGCCCATGATGACCCTGCACACCGCCAAGGGCCTGGAGTTCCCGGTGGTGTTCATGGTGGGCATGGAGCAGGGCCTGTTTCCGCTGTCGCGCGCCCTCGCCAGCGATGATGCCAACGAGCTGGAGGAGGAGCGCCGCCTGTGCTACGTGGGCATGACGCGCGCGCAGGAGCGGTTGTATCTGACGCTGGCGAATTACCGCTTCATGCACGGCGCGGGGCGGGCGACGGCGCCCTCGCAGTTCCTCAACGACCTGCCGGAGCACCTGGTCGCCCGCGGCCTCCCGTCGCGCCCGCGGGCGGTCACCTGGGCGCAGGCGGACGGCGCCGCCGCCCAAGCGGCGCGCCGCATCGTCGCCGCGCATGCCGGCGCGGACGCGCCCTTCAAACCGGGCGACCGCGTGCGCCATGGGGAGTTCGGCGAGGGCATGGTCGTCAGCCTCGACCCCAAGGGCGACGGCCACCGGGTGACGGTAGCCTTCCCCAAGCGCGGGGTCAAGAAGCTCGACCTGCGTTATGCGCCGCTGCAGAAGCTGGGGTGAACCATGCGCCTGGGTGTGGTGACGGTCGCCGCCGGGGCGATGCTGCTGTCCGCGGCCGCGCTAGCGGCGGCGCGGTCCCCCGCACCCGTGTCATCCGACCGGCCCACTGACACCACGAAACACTTCCTCATCTACGCCCAGGCGGGCGCCACGCCGCGACAGGCGCAGCAGGTCGGCAAGCTCGCCGAGCGCGCGTTCGAGCGGGTGACCGCGAACCTGGGGCACGCGCCGGCTCAACCCGTCGTCATCCTCGCTTATGGTCGGCCCGCGGGCTTCGTCGGCGAGGGCGCGCCGCCGCACGCCATCGGCACCGTCACCACCCCCAGCAACCTGGTGCGCATAGACCTGTGGCGGTCGCAGGACGACCTCTATCAGGTGGTCGCGCACGAGTTCGCGCACGTAGTGGTGGCGCGGGCGCTGCGCAGCCGCCTGGAGCGATGCCCACTATGGTTCAACGAGGGGGTGGCGACGTGGGTGTCGCAGCGCTGGACGCCTGACGATGAGGCCGAGGTGCGGGACCTGGTGCAAGCCGGGCGAGCGCTCACTCCCCCTGGGCTCGATGCCGCCTTCGGCGGCAGCGGCGGCGACAGCGACCTGCGCGCCGCGTACCTGCAAAGCGCGGCGATGGTCGAATACCTGACGCGGGCCGCGGGCACCGAGACCATCGCGCGGCTGCTCGATGCGATGCGGCGGTCGCGCGATTTCGACGCGGCGCTGCGGCAGACCGTGGGGCTGACCGAGGGGCAGCTCTACCGGCGGTGGCTGGCCGCCAACCGCGGCCGGCAGCAGTCGCCGCGGTGGGGCCGGATCAGCCCCGAGCTTGCGTTGTTCAGCGCCGCAGCGGTGCTCTGCATCGTCGCCGGCTTGCGCATGTGGCGGCGGCGCCGCGGGGACCGCCGCGACGACGACGCGGAGCGCCTCACCCCCGAGGAAATCGAGCGGGCGCGCGAGATCGAGGGCTACCGACGCCGCCGCCTGGGGGATGACCGACGCGCGACCATACCCCGGCGGCGCGACGGGTGGCTTACCTCCGGGGCCGTGGGTGTTCTCCTCGACGGTGATGGCGATGGCCACGCAGCAAGGCCGGTGTCTAATTCTCCCACTCGCGGGACATGATGCCGGTGGAGCGCTTCAGCGGCAGCCGCACCGGCTTGCCCTTGCGGGCGGAATGATAGGCGGCCTCGGCCAGCTCCACCGCCTTGCGGCCGTCAATGCCCGGGATGGTCACGGGCTGGTCATCCAGCACCGCCTCCACCCACTCGCGCAGCTCGCGCCTCAGCCCATTTTCGACCTCGATCTCGCTTTCCGGGATGGCGACCGGCTCCTGGCCGAACGCCGCATGCCACACCGTACCGGGCTGGCCCGGCCCGCGCTGGTAGAACACGGTCCCGCCGCGGCACAACACCTTGCAGGTCACTTCGGTCATGGCGGAGGCGGCGCTGGAATGCAGGTGCCCCATGGCGCCGCCCGTGAACTCCACCACCATGAAGATCTGGTCCGGGCTGCGCATGCGCTCGTCCAGATAGCGGTGGGCGCGGGCGCAGACGCTGACCGCGTCGCCGCAGAACTGGCGCATGAGGTCGAGCTCGTGGGTGTTGATCTCCATCAGCAGCCCGCCGGACTTGCGGTGGCTGTTGCGCCAATCGTCCGCCGGTTTGCCATAACCGCCGCCGACGCGGGTGATGCTGACCGCGATCGGTTCGCCGTACTTGCCCGAGCGCACGAGCTCGATCGCCGTGGCCTGCAGCGGCAGGTAGCGCAGCACCTGCCCCACCTGTAGCTTCACCCCCGCGCGCTCGACCGCGGCGATCATCGCGTCGCAGTCGGAGACGTTGGTCGCTATCGGCTTCTCGCAGAAGATGTCCTTGCCCGCGCGGGCGGCGCGTTCGACCGCCCTGCGGTGCGCCAACGGCGGGCTGGCGATGATAACGGCTGCGATGTCCTGGCGCCGCAGCAGCTTGCGCCCGTTGTCGCCGTACGCCTCGACCCCAAGCTGCCGGCCCAGCGCCTGGGCGGTCTCACGGTTGACGTCTGATACCGCCACCACCTCCGCGCGGTCCAGCTCCATGCAGGTGCGCGCCAACCCCGCCCCCATCGGCCCCGAACCGATCAGCCCGATTCTTAGCTTCTCCACGTTTGCCTCCCGGCCCGAATTGTCGGCCTATTCGACCGGCAGCAGGCGAGACCTCTTCGTGCCATCCGCCCCTGTGCCGATGCGCTTACGGACAAAGCAGGGGCGGCTTGGGGTGATGGCAGCGCGTCGCGCGGTTCGCAGACTGCGCGCGCGGCCCGCTAATCCCGACCTACCCAGCAGCGCCGGAACCACGACCACGCATCGGCAGCCGCGAGCGCGCGCTTGAGGCGCAGACAGGATTCGCACCGCCAGCAGTGCTCCCCGCCGCCGCGGTAGCAGCTCCACACCAGGTCGAGGGGCGCGCCGATCTCGCGGCCAAGGCGCACGATGGCGACCTTGTCCAGATGCTGCGTGTAGCTCAGCACCTGCGGATGGCGCAAGGTTGAGAGGCGCAGGCAGCGGTTGGCGGCACGGACGAACTGGGAGCTGTTATCCGGGAATGTCGCCGCCTCCTCGGCGTTGAAGCCGGCGACGATGAGGTCGCAGTCCAACGCCTCGGCGAAGCCGGCGGCGATGGCGATGAAGACGCCGTTGCGGTTGGGCACCCACACCGCGCGCGCCGTTTCCTGGGCCGCCGCGGAATCGAGGCCACCTTGGCGCGGCTGGGGAAGCGCATCTTCGTCAGCGGTGAGCGCGGACTTGCTGATCCGCTTCAGCCACGGCAGACGCACGACCAGGCTGCGCACCCGCAGGCGCTTGCACATCGCGTGCGCGGCCGCGATCTCTGGCGCCGCCGCCAGTTGGCCGTAATCGAAGGTGAGGGCGCGGACGACGTGGGTTTCGTCGTGCGCGCGCTGGAGGTTGACGGCGGAATCGAGGCCGGCGGACAGCAGGACTATGCTGCGCGGGCGCGCCATCGCCGCGTCACCGCTGGGACGGCTCGCCATAGCTGGCGGCCGATTTCGCGCTCTCATAGACGGTAGCCCGCACCGGCCACACCCGGCGGTCGCCCAGGGCCGGCAGCTCCGAGATTGCGCCCGCGACGTGGTGGAAGATGTGGCGCGCGATGTTCTCGCTGGTCGGGTTCTGCTGCGCGAACGGGGGGAGCTGGTTGAGGTGTTTGTGGTCGAGTTCATTGACGAAGGAATCGCAAATGTGCTTGATCTCGCGGAAATCCAGCAGCATGCCGCGGTGGTCTAGCTCCTCGCCCGCGAGCTGGATGACCACGCGATAGTTGTGGCCGTGCAGATCGGCGCACGGCCCGTCGTAGCGCTCCAGCGAGTGGGCGGCCGAGAACTCGGCCTCGACGGTGAGCTCGTAAATGGGGAGTGCTCCTGACAATGCTGGCGCAGGACGTGGTCGCGGGCGAGCCTGCCCGAGCGCC contains:
- the queC gene encoding 7-cyano-7-deazaguanine synthase QueC: MARPRSIVLLSAGLDSAVNLQRAHDETHVVRALTFDYGQLAAAPEIAAAHAMCKRLRVRSLVVRLPWLKRISKSALTADEDALPQPRQGGLDSAAAQETARAVWVPNRNGVFIAIAAGFAEALDCDLIVAGFNAEEAATFPDNSSQFVRAANRCLRLSTLRHPQVLSYTQHLDKVAIVRLGREIGAPLDLVWSCYRGGGEHCWRCESCLRLKRALAAADAWSWFRRCWVGRD
- the pcrA gene encoding DNA helicase PcrA, encoding MNDRQREAVEHGEGPLLIFAGAGSGKTRVLTHRLAHLIRCRDVRPDRILAVTFTNKAAGEMRERIARLIGRVGREMWVGTFHSVCGRILRDHIDQLDRSANFVIFDEADQATLMKEVLKALAINVEIMPPGRVLNAISRGKNELIGAREYERTATSVYQRTVARAYTLYQQRLAENNALDFDDLIMFTVRLFERHPEVLADYQGKFQHVLVDEYQDINYAQFRLVSMLAARHRNLTVVGDDDQSIYRWRGADMRIILEFERDYPDAKVVKLEQNYRSTQNILDGAYHVISRNQARKEKRLWTSKSAGHTIAVHQAADEHQEAVFVANTIQELVDAERRRYADFAILYRINALSRVLEQVFTSVGIPYRIIGGLRFYERKEIKDLLSYLRVVVNPFDAISLRRIINLPPRGIGDVTLRQLEDVARERGVSLLQVALDAHDLDLPKRSAQSVTAFARLMVELMGRAASASLTDLAAEIIKRTGYVEWLKEEGTIKARARVENVEELLNATREYEAQDEHAGAAGFLEQVALLTQQDELQGELDAVPMMTLHTAKGLEFPVVFMVGMEQGLFPLSRALASDDANELEEERRLCYVGMTRAQERLYLTLANYRFMHGAGRATAPSQFLNDLPEHLVARGLPSRPRAVTWAQADGAAAQAARRIVAAHAGADAPFKPGDRVRHGEFGEGMVVSLDPKGDGHRVTVAFPKRGVKKLDLRYAPLQKLG
- a CDS encoding Gfo/Idh/MocA family oxidoreductase, which codes for MEKLRIGLIGSGPMGAGLARTCMELDRAEVVAVSDVNRETAQALGRQLGVEAYGDNGRKLLRRQDIAAVIIASPPLAHRRAVERAARAGKDIFCEKPIATNVSDCDAMIAAVERAGVKLQVGQVLRYLPLQATAIELVRSGKYGEPIAVSITRVGGGYGKPADDWRNSHRKSGGLLMEINTHELDLMRQFCGDAVSVCARAHRYLDERMRSPDQIFMVVEFTGGAMGHLHSSAASAMTEVTCKVLCRGGTVFYQRGPGQPGTVWHAAFGQEPVAIPESEIEVENGLRRELREWVEAVLDDQPVTIPGIDGRKAVELAEAAYHSARKGKPVRLPLKRSTGIMSREWEN